The proteins below are encoded in one region of Lytechinus pictus isolate F3 Inbred chromosome 11, Lp3.0, whole genome shotgun sequence:
- the LOC129271590 gene encoding arsenite methyltransferase-like: protein MGNRCKALDHASDELGQDAEWYYGCGLCIPSLIEDARVVDLGSGTGRDCYAISKLVGPKGFVVGIDMTDEQLELARKYLTYHQEKFGYPAPNVEYRKGFIENLKDAQVEDNQYDIVVSNCVINLSPDKPSVIREAYRVLKEGGEFYFSDIYVQQDIPEHIRKHKVLWGECLAGALCWTDLEKYAKDIGFTKPRIVNARKVNVEDKKLLEVTGDIAFMSVTYRLFKVSKDDCKTPAVVTYNGTLAEYETELPFDIENTFKANVPVNVDAELAEILRRSRYSKVFTIEDGARCCNTKVAKNCPVDPYVYLNSDCSDASPGCCAKPAEPKCC from the exons ATGGGGAATAGATGCAAAGCCCTAGATCATGCATCAGATGAATTAGGCCAAGATGCAGAGTG GTACTATGGATGCGGTCTGTGTATTCCTAGCTTGATAGAGGATGCGAGGGTCGTTGACCTCGGTAGTGGCACAGGGCGTGATTGTTACGCAATCAGCAAGCTAGTTGGACCCAAAGGTTTTGTTGTAGGCATTGACATGACAGATGAGCAG CTTGAGCTTGCCAGAAAGTACCTGACATATCACCAGGAGAAGTTTGGCTACCCGGCACCCAACGTTGAGTACAGAAAAGGCTTCATTGAGAACCTGAAGGATGCTCAAGTAGAGGATAACCAGTATGATATAGTTGT ATCAAACTGTGTGATAAACCTGTCACCTGACAAGCCATCCGTGATCCGTGAAGCTTACCGCGTCCTGAAGGAGGGGGGCGAGTTCTACTTCTCGGATATCTACGTCCAACAGGACATTCCAGAGCACATCAGAAAACACAAAGTACTGTGGG gtGAATGTCTGGCTGGTGCCCTCTGTTGGACAGATTTAGAGAAGTACGCCAAGGATATCGGGTTCACCAAACCTCGTATCGTCAATGCAAGGAAAGTGAATGTTGAGGATAAGAAGCTGTTGGAAGTTACAG GAGACATTGCTTTCATGTCGGTCACCTACAGACTGTTCAAGGTGTCCAAGGATGATTGTAAGACCCCAGCAGTAGTGACATACAATGGAACACTTGCTGAATATGAGACAGAGCTTCCCTTTGACATAGAAAATACTTTCAAG GCTAATGTTCCTGTCAATGTTGATGCGGAGTTAGCTGAGATCTTGCGAAGATCAAGATATAGCAAGGTCTTTACTATTGAAGATGGTGCTCGGTGTTGCAATACAAAG GTCGCTAAAAATTGCCCCGTAGACCCGTATGTGTACCTGAACTCAGACTGCTCTGATGCAAGCCCAGGTTGCTGTGCTAAGCCTGCGGAACCTAAATGCTGTTAA